The genomic DNA GTTAACGCGGTAGCGCGGTAGCTGGATTTTGTGTATACGCGCAAAGTGAAGGTATGAATCTTGATCGTTCCGTTCCCGTGTGGCCTCAGGTGGCCGACGAGTTGCGCCGAAGGCTGGACGCGGGGATGTACAAGCCCGGCGAACGTTTTCCGGGCACGGTGGACATCGCCGTCGAGTTCGAGGTCAGTCAGTCCACGGCCCAGAAGGCGGTGGTTGCATTGCGTGCGGAGGGTCGGCTCTACACCGTGCTGGGTCAGGGTTCGTTCGTGAAGGACGACAAGTAGCGGGCGGGTGTGAGCAGGCGCGCGGTCGGGCCGAGCGCGACCGCCCCGCCTCGCCGCCCGCCCCCGGAAAACCGGAAGAGCCAGGCGGGGTGACTCCACGAGTCGTCCCGCCTGGCTCCCAGGTCAGTGATCGAACAGCGTTTCCGCTGATCAGTGCGCCGCCAGGGACTCGAACCCCGGACCCGCTGATTAAGAGTCAGCTGCTCTAACCAACTGAGCTAGCGGCGCCTGCTGACCGGACAACTGTACCCGACGCCGAGGAGTGCTTCCCGTCGTCCGGTCGCCCGTCCGAGGATTTCCCGTCCCCTCGCGCCTGTCGGATGGTCATTTTTTCCATTTTGGTGTTCAAAATGCGGTATGCACGGAGAGATCTCGTCGAATGTCGAGGGGAACCGTATGACCGCTCCGGTCTTCGAGGAGTACGAACCGGCCGCCGACTGCCCCTGCCCCGGATGCGCCCGGTGGCGGCGGGAACTCGTGCTCCGCCGGGCCGTGCGGGCGGGCGGGCGCCCCGGAGCGCACGGCGCACGGCGTGCCCTCGTCCTGTTCACCGCGGCGGGCGTGGTGCTGGGCGGTGGCGTACCCGCCGCGGACGGCACCGCCCGCGCGGCGGGACCGCTCCCGCCCGCCGGGTGGGCGGACCGCGACGCGGCCGGACCCGACCCGGACACTCCCCAGGGGGCGCGGCCGGGTTGTACGGCCTCCCCTTGGCCGGCCCGGCGGCCGGCTCCGTCGCGACGGCGCCGCTGCCCTCGACCACCCGCGCCGGCATCATCGCCCGGGCCGAGCGCTGGGTCGCGCAGAAGGTCCCGTACTCGATGACGAAGTACTGGACCGACGGCTACCGCCAGGACTGCTCCGGCTACGTCTCCATGGCGTGGAACCTGCCCGCCAACGAGTGGACCGGCAGCCTGCACCGCTACGGCACCCGGATCGCCTGGGCGGACCTCCAGCCGGGCGACATCCTGCTGTTCCACAACACCGACAACCCCGCCAAGGACTCCCACGTCACGATCTTCGGCGGCTGGACGGACCAGCGGCGCACCCACTACATCGCCTACGAGCAGACGAAGCCGCACACCCGCCGGCAGGCGACACCGCTGGCGTACTGGACGAACTCCGACCGGTACGTGGGGTACCGCCGCCTCGGCGTCGTCGCGGACGGCATCCTGTCGACGGCCTTCCCGGGGACCTGGCACTTCGGGCCGGGCGCGGTCAACGCGCACGTCACCCGCCTGGGCCGGATGCTCGTCGAGCGCGGCGGCGCCCGCTTCTACGGCGAGGGGCCGGACCCCCGGTGGTCGGAGGCGGACCGCAGGGCGACGGCGGCGTTCCAGCGGGCGCAGGGCTGGCGCGGCGCCGAGGCGGACGGCCTGCCGGGACCCCACACCTGGCGCCTGCTCGCCACCGGCCGGGGCAGGGACATCCCGCCGGCCGCGGGCCAGTCGCCGCCCCCGTACCCGGGGGGTCCCACTTCCGGCCGGGCCGGTCGAACCGGCACGTCGAGACGCTGGGCCGGCAGCTGGTGAGGCGCGGCTACGGCAAGCACTACCGCACCGGGCCGAACCGCCGCTGGAGCGAGGCGGACCGGCGCAACGTCCAGGACTTCCAGCGCGCCCAGGGCTGGCGCGGCGGCGCGGCCAACGGCCACCCGGGACCGGAGACATGGAGGCGGCTCTTCCGATGACCGAGCACCACACCCGCAGGACGCCCCCGCTCACGGGGGAGGTCCCCAACCTGCTGGAGCCGACCCCGTCCGTCGTGGTCGAGGCCCCCCACACGGATTCCCTGCCCCGGCCGCCGATGAGGAAGCGCCGACGGGGCAGGTCCCTCCTGCCGGGACGGTCCGACTCCGCCGTGCAGGCGGGGGCGCCGGGTTCCGGTCCGTCCGCCGTGCGGGCGAAGGCGTCACACCCCGGTCCGCCCGCAGCGCCCCGCGAGCCTGCGTCCCCCGCCCCGGTCGGCGGACCGGGCGCGGAGGCGCCCGCGCGGGCGGCACAGCCACCCGGGGCATCGGCCCTCGCGGCGGAGCGGTCGGCGCCCTCGACCTGCCCCGTGCCGGCGGGCGGCCCGGACTCCCCGGCCGCCTCCGCACTCCCGGCCGACGCCGTACCTCCGGCCGACCCCGTCCTCCCGACCGGCCCGGACTCGGCCGCCTCCGTGTCCGCAGACGACCCGCACGCGGTCGCGGCGACCGGCGAAACGAGGCCGGGGGAGCGGGCCGACGGGCCGGACCGGCGGCGACCGGCGGACGCGGAACGCCGTGCCGCCACCGCCCCGGACACCGCCGCGCACGGGCGTGAGCCGGGCTCCGGCCCGAGGGGCGCCACCGTGGCGGGCACCGGGCGTCCCGGGGACCTCACCGCCACCGGCACGGTACGGGCGGACGAGTCGGCAGGGCGCGGGGCGGCGGACCCGGGCGGGCCGACGAGGGGCGGGGCAGCGGCTCCGGGGGGAACGGCGGGGGTCAAAGCGGCGGACCCGGGCGCCCCCGCCGGGTCGGCACGCCCCGGCACACCGGGCACCGGGGCGGCACGCTCCGGGAGCCCCGCCGACCCGGACGGGACGACCGCGGCGGGGACGGCGCCCTCCGGTGAACCGGGTCGTGCGGAGCCCGTACTCCCCGAAGGGGAACCCGCCCTCCGGTCCCCGGCCCCCGACGGGCGGGGGCAGGACCCGGCCGGGGGTACGGGCCGGCCGGTGCCCCCGGAGAGCACCGCCGCCGGCCACGCCGGCCATGTCGACCACGCCGATCATGTCGATCACACCGGTCACGCCGATCGCACCGGTCACACGGACCACGCCGGCCACACCGGTCGAGAGGGCCATGACGGTCATGACGGCCACGAGGGGCCGGCTCGTTCCGGGGCCGTGCCCTTCGGGACGCCGGCCACCGGGACCGTGTACTTCGGGACACCGGCCGCGGGAACCGCGCGGACCGCCCCCGACGGGACCGCCGTCACGGACGGACCGGCCACCACCGGCGGGGCGCGCCCGGGCGGAGCCGCCCCCGGGACGGACGACCCGGCCGCCCCCACCGGGGCGACCGCCGCCCCCGCCCCCCACCGGGACGACCGGAACCCCCGCCCCCTTCCCGCACCCCGACGGCCCCGCCACCCCGGCGGCGGACCTCGCCGGGACGGGCAGGACCGGGACGGGCAGGACCGGGGTGAACGGGACCGGGACGAGCGGCACGGGAACGAGCGGGGCCGGGACGGCGCCCGCCCCGGGAGCGGCGCCGTGGACCGCCCCCGTCGAAGCCGTCCCTCCGCTGGGAACCGGCGGCGGGACCCGTGCCGGCGGGTCCGGCGCCGAGGCCCCGCCCGCCGCGCTCCCGGGGACCGGGGCCGGGACCGCGCCGGACGGCGCCCTCCACCCGCTCCCACCGTGCCCGCGACGCGGCCGCCCCCGTACGGACCGGGACCGCGCCGGCCGTGGGCTTCCGGACCGGTGGCGCGCGGACCGGCGGCACACCGGACGGCGGACCCGCCGGTGCGAGCGCCCCGGAGGCCGCGGCACGGGCATCCGAGCCCGGGACGCGGACCCCCGACCCCGGAACACGGGCGAAGGGTGCCCGGCGCGGGCGGCACGCCGGGGTGCGGCGGGGCTCGGTCCGGGCCGACGGGGGACCCGTCGAACGGGAGGGGGACCGCACTGCCCGGATGGGCGGGGCTGGCCGCCGGGCTCCTGCTCCTCGCCGGGAGCGGGGTCCTCGCCTGGTGGACGGGGGCCCTGCCGGAGGACGCGGGCCGGCTGCTGGGCCTGTCGCCCCGGCCGTACCGGGGCCTGGTCCCCGCAGCCGTCGCGCCGCCGGCGGTGGGTGTGCTGCTCGCGCTGTTCGCGTTCGGCGGCCTGGTGCGCGGCCGGGTCGGGTACGCCTCCGTCCTCACCCTGTTCGGCGACTACCGGGGCACGGTGCGCCGCACCGGCCTGCTGTGGGTGAGCCCGCTGGTGGTGCGCCGCCGCCTCGACGTGCGCCTCCGCCACTGGCGCAGCGAACCGCTGCCCGCCGTCGACGCCGACGGCACGGCGCTGCGCGTGGTCGTGCTGGTGGTGTGGCGGATCCGCGACACGGTCCGGGCGGCGCTCGCCGTCGCCGACCACGAACGGTACCTGCGCGAACAGGTGGAGGCGGCCCTCGTCCGCGTCCTGTCCCGGCTGCCCGCCGACGTGTTCCACGGCGGTTCCCCGACGCTGCGGGACGCGGACGCGGTGGGGGAGGCGATGACGCGGATGGTGGCCGACGAGTGCGCACCGGTCGGCATCGAGGTCTTCACGGCGCAGCCGACCCGCATCGAGTACGCCCCGGAGATCGAGGCCGCCATGCGCCGCCGCCGGATCGCGGCGATCGACGCCCGGCACCGCGACGCGGTCCTCGGCTCGGTCGTGGACACGGTGGACGACATGGTGCGTCGCCTCGTCGAGCGGGGCCTGGTCGACCCGGACGACTACGAGCGCAAGGACCTCGTGAAGGACCTGACCGTGGCGTTCGCCACCGGCCACGCTTCGCCGGCCGACGGGGAACGGGGCGCCTGACCCCGAACAGCGGTGAGGCCCCCGCTCTGCGGAGGGCCTCACCGGTCTGTGCGCCGCCAGGGACTCGAACCCCGGACCCGCTGATTAAGAGTCAGCTGCTCTAACCAACTGAGCTAGCGGCGCCTGCTGACAGGAGCAATACTACCCGGTCCCCAGCCGTGCTCCGACCACCGCTCCCGCGACCACCGGAACGGCCCGAACCACCGCCCTCGCGGGCGCCCGTGCCACCGTCCCCGCCGGGACGGCCGGCGCCCGCCCCGCGGGGGTCCGGTCCGTACCGCCGCGGCCGGCCCCGCCGCCTCACAGCGCCAGCGACAGCACCACCGGGGCAGCCTTGCGGTTCAGCGCGTCCGCCGCCGAGCGCAGCCGGTGGGCGTGCTCGATCGGCAGGGACAGCGCCAGGCAGCCGACCGACGCACCCGCCGTCAGCGGCACCGCCGCGCACACCGTGCCCACGGCGTACTCCTGGAGGTCCAGGACGGGGACGGTCGGCGGCTGGCTGTCCAGCTTGGAGAACAGCACCCGCTCGTTCGTGATCGTCCGCGACGTCAGCCGGGCGATCTTGTGCCGGGCCAGGTGGTCCCGCCGCCCGTTCTGGTCGAGCTGGGTCAGCAGGCACTTGCCCACCGCGCTGGCGTGCGCCGCCGAGCGGAAGTCCACCCACTCGTTGACCTTCGGCGCGTGCGGCCCGTCCACCATCTGCGTGATCTTGACCTCGCCGTCGATGTACCGGCTGATGTACACGGCCGCGCCGACCGAGTCGCGCAGCTCCGTGAGCGTCTCCTGGAGCTTGGCCTCCAGGGCCTCCCGCCGGGTCGCGCCCGAGCCGAGGAGCACCAGCGAGTCGCCCACGACGTACGCGCCGTCGGCGACCTGCTCCACGTACCCCTCCCGGCGCAGCATCCGCAGGAGCGGCGTCAGGTGCGCCGGGGGCAGCCCGGTCTCACGC from Streptomyces sp. MRC013 includes the following:
- a CDS encoding winged helix-turn-helix domain-containing protein produces the protein MADELRRRLDAGMYKPGERFPGTVDIAVEFEVSQSTAQKAVVALRAEGRLYTVLGQGSFVKDDK
- a CDS encoding IclR family transcriptional regulator C-terminal domain-containing protein; its protein translation is MALKPEPTAPFHSVQYALRVLETVSRHGGGVTDAQIARETGLPPAHLTPLLRMLRREGYVEQVADGAYVVGDSLVLLGSGATRREALEAKLQETLTELRDSVGAAVYISRYIDGEVKITQMVDGPHAPKVNEWVDFRSAAHASAVGKCLLTQLDQNGRRDHLARHKIARLTSRTITNERVLFSKLDSQPPTVPVLDLQEYAVGTVCAAVPLTAGASVGCLALSLPIEHAHRLRSAADALNRKAAPVVLSLAL
- a CDS encoding SPFH domain-containing protein, which produces MPGAGGTPGCGGARSGPTGDPSNGRGTALPGWAGLAAGLLLLAGSGVLAWWTGALPEDAGRLLGLSPRPYRGLVPAAVAPPAVGVLLALFAFGGLVRGRVGYASVLTLFGDYRGTVRRTGLLWVSPLVVRRRLDVRLRHWRSEPLPAVDADGTALRVVVLVVWRIRDTVRAALAVADHERYLREQVEAALVRVLSRLPADVFHGGSPTLRDADAVGEAMTRMVADECAPVGIEVFTAQPTRIEYAPEIEAAMRRRRIAAIDARHRDAVLGSVVDTVDDMVRRLVERGLVDPDDYERKDLVKDLTVAFATGHASPADGERGA